The following coding sequences are from one Lipingzhangella halophila window:
- a CDS encoding ABC transporter ATP-binding protein, with translation MTTDALLDVRDARCVIPTPKGDIVALGGVDLPLAGGEVLGLVGESGSGKSTLAKFVIGAPPPGARTSGRTTVKGVDLAEQSPERARELRGRHIGTVFQDPMMALNPVVPIGRQISEAPRFLLGMSARERRDLAVELLTLVGIPEPERRLKHYPHQFSGGMRQRVTIAMALACSPDILIADEATTALDVTVQRQILDLLADLVEQRSLAMVLVSHDLSVIAGRTHTTAVMYAGRIVEYGPTARVFAAPRHPYTRALLEAIPRLDADERSRMVAIPRAPPDLAALDQGCSFAPRCALATDACRDAFPEPRGGDTHWARCIHTGEQAE, from the coding sequence ATGACCACCGATGCCCTGCTGGACGTGCGCGACGCGCGCTGCGTCATCCCGACCCCGAAAGGCGACATCGTCGCGCTCGGCGGTGTCGACCTGCCCCTCGCCGGCGGTGAGGTACTCGGGCTGGTGGGCGAGTCCGGTTCGGGCAAGTCCACGCTGGCGAAGTTCGTGATCGGCGCCCCGCCCCCAGGGGCCCGGACCTCGGGCCGAACCACGGTGAAGGGGGTGGACCTGGCCGAGCAGAGCCCGGAGCGGGCTCGCGAGCTGCGCGGGCGGCACATCGGCACGGTTTTCCAGGACCCGATGATGGCACTCAACCCGGTGGTGCCGATCGGCCGCCAGATCAGTGAGGCGCCGCGGTTCCTACTGGGGATGTCCGCCCGGGAACGCCGTGACCTCGCCGTCGAACTGCTGACGCTGGTCGGGATCCCCGAGCCGGAGCGCAGGCTCAAACACTATCCGCACCAGTTCTCCGGCGGTATGCGGCAACGCGTCACCATCGCCATGGCCCTGGCCTGCTCACCCGACATTCTGATCGCCGACGAGGCGACCACGGCGCTCGATGTGACGGTGCAGCGGCAGATCCTGGACCTGCTGGCTGACCTGGTCGAGCAACGTTCCCTGGCGATGGTGCTGGTCAGCCACGACCTTTCGGTAATCGCGGGGCGGACGCACACCACCGCGGTGATGTACGCGGGCCGCATCGTGGAGTACGGACCGACCGCGCGGGTCTTCGCCGCGCCGCGGCACCCCTACACGCGGGCGTTGCTGGAGGCCATCCCCCGACTGGACGCCGATGAGCGCTCCAGGATGGTGGCCATCCCCAGGGCTCCGCCCGATCTTGCCGCGCTCGACCAGGGGTGCTCGTTCGCACCCCGCTGCGCACTCGCCACCGATGCTTGCCGGGACGCGTTCCCCGAACCACGCGGCGGCGACACCCACTGGGCACGTTGTATCCACACCGGTGAACAGGCGGAATGA
- a CDS encoding aromatic ring-hydroxylating dioxygenase subunit alpha produces MTEFVRNQWYVAAYGSEVGRELLGRTILGEPIVFYRTENGEVVALADRCVHRRFPLSQSRLEGDHVVCGYHGFTYDTSGTCVSVPGQNRVPRTARVPAYRVVEQDSFVWVWIGERERADSTPIPRAPWLDDERYTVVRGMEPLAARYDLLVDNLLDLSHETYLHGGYIGTPEVAETPITTEVDEENRVVYVSRHMADAACPRFYSRSTGIEGRITRWQDIEYTPPCLYLLHSRIAPVGVLPNDDGTDPDAFHVEVVYAITPETENTTHDFWAVARDFALGDEEVTEFLRENNHTVVMQDVVALDLLEKVVAQEADEYQELSVNIDTGGLAARRMLRQMAEEGRGAAAAQARAVRS; encoded by the coding sequence ATGACGGAGTTCGTCCGCAACCAGTGGTACGTCGCCGCGTACGGGTCCGAGGTCGGACGCGAGCTGCTCGGCCGCACGATCCTCGGAGAACCCATCGTGTTCTACCGGACCGAGAACGGCGAGGTCGTCGCTCTCGCCGACCGTTGCGTCCACCGGCGCTTCCCTCTGTCACAGAGCCGGCTGGAGGGCGACCACGTTGTCTGCGGGTACCACGGGTTCACCTACGACACCAGCGGCACGTGCGTGTCCGTTCCGGGACAGAACCGGGTGCCCCGCACCGCTCGCGTCCCCGCCTACCGCGTGGTCGAGCAGGATTCCTTCGTCTGGGTGTGGATCGGGGAGCGCGAGCGGGCCGACAGCACCCCCATCCCCAGGGCGCCGTGGCTCGACGACGAGCGGTACACCGTCGTGCGGGGGATGGAACCGCTCGCGGCCCGCTACGACCTGCTCGTGGACAACCTGCTGGACCTGTCCCACGAGACCTACCTGCACGGCGGCTACATCGGCACCCCCGAGGTCGCCGAGACCCCCATCACCACCGAGGTAGACGAGGAGAACCGGGTCGTCTACGTCAGCCGCCACATGGCCGACGCGGCCTGCCCGCGGTTCTACTCCCGCTCCACCGGTATCGAGGGACGCATCACCCGCTGGCAGGACATCGAGTACACCCCTCCGTGCCTCTACCTGCTGCACAGCCGCATCGCCCCGGTCGGGGTGCTGCCCAATGACGACGGGACCGACCCGGACGCCTTCCACGTCGAGGTTGTCTACGCCATCACCCCCGAAACCGAGAACACCACCCACGATTTCTGGGCGGTGGCCCGCGACTTCGCTCTCGGCGACGAGGAGGTGACCGAGTTCCTCCGGGAGAACAACCACACCGTGGTCATGCAGGACGTGGTCGCGCTCGACCTGCTGGAGAAGGTCGTCGCCCAGGAGGCCGACGAGTACCAGGAGTTGTCGGTGAACATCGACACCGGCGGGCTCGCCGCCCGGCGGATGCTCCGGCAGATGGCCGAGGAGGGCCGCGGTGCGGCCGCGGCACAGGCCCGGGCGGTGCGTTCATGA
- a CDS encoding CapA family protein yields MITLSAVGDVGPEREDVDSLFANVASEIRSADLAFMQLEMTLTTRGQRVPQVRHTSKADPRAASAFRRAGFDLVSWASNHALDWGFEGFRDTIEALEAAELTPLGVGEDVEKARRPRITEVDGVRVAVLACCSILPEAYWATENRPGVVPLRAFTVFEPLEPDQPGTPHRMRTFPHPGDLAALVTDIRAARELADVVVVSAHWGIHFTHAEIADYQRAVAHAAVDAGADLIIGHHAHILKGIEVYRGKAIFYSLGNFAIELPMDAEHAARPSFRHLLSLHPGWEPDIGGIYNFPPDSRKSMVLRCEMDRSGVHRVGFRPVHIDRMAVPELLEPGDPRFAEVVEYVTRVSDEQGLPVRLAVEGGLVTVT; encoded by the coding sequence GTGATCACCCTATCCGCGGTGGGAGACGTCGGCCCGGAACGGGAGGACGTCGATTCCCTGTTCGCGAACGTGGCCTCCGAGATCCGCTCGGCGGACCTCGCGTTCATGCAACTGGAGATGACGCTCACCACGCGCGGACAACGTGTTCCGCAGGTCAGGCACACCTCGAAGGCGGACCCGCGAGCGGCCTCAGCCTTCCGACGCGCGGGGTTCGATCTGGTCTCCTGGGCCAGCAACCATGCGCTGGACTGGGGTTTCGAGGGGTTCCGCGACACGATCGAGGCGCTGGAGGCGGCAGAACTGACCCCGCTCGGGGTCGGAGAGGACGTGGAAAAAGCGCGTCGACCACGGATCACCGAGGTCGATGGCGTTCGGGTGGCGGTGCTGGCCTGTTGCAGCATCCTGCCGGAGGCCTACTGGGCCACCGAAAACCGGCCGGGAGTTGTGCCGCTGCGTGCCTTCACCGTCTTCGAGCCGCTGGAGCCGGACCAGCCGGGCACCCCGCACCGGATGCGGACCTTCCCGCACCCCGGCGACCTGGCGGCCTTGGTGACCGACATCCGCGCCGCTCGGGAGCTCGCGGACGTGGTCGTGGTCTCCGCTCATTGGGGGATCCATTTCACCCACGCGGAGATCGCGGACTACCAGCGTGCCGTCGCGCACGCCGCCGTCGACGCGGGTGCGGACCTGATCATCGGGCACCACGCGCACATCCTCAAGGGCATCGAGGTGTACCGCGGCAAAGCGATCTTCTACAGCCTGGGCAATTTCGCCATCGAACTCCCGATGGACGCCGAACACGCCGCCCGGCCGTCGTTTCGCCACCTGCTGTCCCTGCATCCCGGCTGGGAACCCGACATCGGCGGCATTTACAACTTTCCCCCCGATTCCCGCAAGTCGATGGTGCTGCGGTGCGAGATGGACCGCTCCGGTGTGCACCGGGTCGGTTTCCGCCCTGTCCACATCGACCGGATGGCGGTTCCGGAGTTGCTGGAACCGGGCGATCCCCGGTTCGCCGAGGTGGTCGAGTACGTCACGCGGGTCAGCGACGAGCAAGGGCTTCCGGTACGGCTCGCGGTCGAGGGCGGCCTCGTCACGGTCACCTGA
- a CDS encoding MmgE/PrpD family protein: MTGLTTRLARWVASARFDDLPGDVVDRTERHLLDALAAAVVGHDRPWTRRVRAYAAAESPSGRSIAVPTGPELRPEWAALVNGTAMHGFEIDDYALPGLSHPSCAVVPAALALAQETGCDGRRLLTALAVGYEITVRFGRATTPSLTSDRGFHVTSALGVFGAAATAAALCGLGEENTHAAFGIAASLAGGTAEFTRTGGDVKRLHGGFAASAGVRAAALARAGLTGPTAAVEGERGFLAAFVENARPGQLTDGLGRDWASVDLGIKPLCVCAGLQAPLAALDELIEREDIGRQEIHEVRVGLDEPTLAHVGRLGPRPADLTEAQLSLHHAVATRLVLGGNDPAHYRAFEEGREPPEVAEVGRRVAGHLDPRSDEVFPERVLATVTLRLANGRELSARSEAPGSPRRPLGAGEVRAKFGRLVAPVLGEGATDRVAERVAALRTDSDADAVLAPMWKTVATPVRQTGEPGQ; this comes from the coding sequence ATGACCGGCCTCACCACGCGGCTGGCTCGATGGGTGGCCTCCGCCCGGTTCGACGACCTGCCGGGGGATGTAGTCGACCGCACCGAGCGTCACCTGCTGGACGCGCTGGCTGCCGCGGTTGTCGGGCATGATCGGCCCTGGACCCGCCGGGTCCGCGCCTATGCGGCCGCTGAGTCGCCTTCTGGGCGCAGCATCGCCGTGCCGACCGGGCCAGAGTTGCGGCCCGAGTGGGCGGCCCTGGTCAACGGCACGGCGATGCACGGGTTCGAGATCGACGACTACGCACTTCCCGGCCTGTCCCACCCGAGCTGTGCCGTCGTCCCCGCCGCCTTGGCTCTGGCGCAGGAGACCGGTTGCGACGGACGCCGCCTGCTGACCGCACTGGCCGTCGGCTACGAGATCACGGTCCGGTTCGGCCGGGCCACCACGCCTTCGTTGACCTCCGACCGGGGCTTCCACGTCACCAGCGCGCTGGGCGTCTTCGGCGCCGCGGCCACCGCGGCCGCCCTGTGCGGCCTCGGCGAGGAGAACACGCACGCGGCCTTCGGTATCGCGGCGTCCCTGGCCGGCGGCACGGCGGAGTTCACCCGAACGGGCGGGGACGTCAAGCGGCTGCACGGCGGGTTCGCCGCGTCGGCGGGGGTGCGTGCGGCCGCTCTCGCCCGGGCCGGACTCACCGGCCCCACCGCCGCCGTCGAGGGGGAACGCGGATTCCTGGCCGCCTTCGTCGAGAACGCCAGACCGGGGCAGCTCACCGACGGGCTGGGCCGGGACTGGGCGAGCGTTGACCTCGGCATCAAGCCGTTGTGCGTGTGCGCCGGCCTGCAGGCGCCGCTCGCCGCGCTCGACGAGCTGATCGAGCGGGAGGACATCGGCCGGCAGGAGATCCACGAGGTCCGCGTCGGCCTCGACGAACCGACACTGGCACACGTCGGCCGGTTGGGTCCCCGCCCGGCCGATCTCACGGAGGCCCAGCTCAGCCTGCACCATGCGGTGGCCACCCGATTGGTGCTGGGCGGCAATGATCCCGCGCACTACCGCGCGTTCGAAGAGGGCCGGGAGCCGCCCGAGGTGGCGGAGGTGGGGCGGCGCGTCGCCGGCCATCTCGACCCCCGGTCCGACGAAGTGTTCCCGGAGCGAGTGCTGGCCACGGTGACCCTGCGCCTCGCGAACGGACGTGAGTTGTCCGCCCGCAGCGAGGCGCCCGGCTCGCCTCGGCGACCGCTCGGCGCCGGTGAGGTCAGGGCGAAGTTCGGTCGCCTGGTCGCCCCGGTACTGGGTGAGGGCGCGACAGACCGGGTGGCGGAGCGGGTCGCCGCGTTGCGTACGGACAGCGACGCCGATGCCGTGCTCGCCCCGATGTGGAAGACCGTTGCGACGCCAGTCCGGCAGACGGGAGAACCAGGACAGTGA
- a CDS encoding class I SAM-dependent methyltransferase, which yields MTNYAWMYRLGITPWERYGAAGGAQLGTLLDREADERSPGNGRALDIGCGRGQFTPELARRGWEAVGVDLVPAAVEAARRKGPAEVTYVVGDATDLESATLGTFELFLDIGCFQGLDADQRAAEGRGVTALAARGATLLVLAFGPSRYRRLVEGVSRAEVEAAFPEWELRAVEDAETAGLGWPMNRTSPKWYRFRRTAE from the coding sequence ATGACGAATTACGCGTGGATGTACCGTCTCGGTATCACTCCGTGGGAGCGCTACGGTGCCGCGGGTGGGGCCCAGCTCGGCACCCTGCTCGACCGCGAGGCGGACGAGCGTTCCCCCGGCAACGGGCGGGCGTTGGACATCGGGTGCGGACGCGGGCAGTTCACCCCTGAGCTGGCCCGGCGCGGGTGGGAGGCGGTGGGCGTCGACCTCGTGCCGGCGGCGGTCGAGGCCGCCCGGCGCAAGGGGCCGGCGGAGGTCACCTACGTCGTCGGTGACGCGACCGACCTGGAGTCGGCCACCCTGGGCACGTTCGAGCTGTTCCTCGACATCGGCTGCTTCCAGGGCCTCGACGCGGATCAGCGGGCCGCGGAGGGGCGGGGTGTGACGGCGCTCGCCGCGCGGGGAGCGACCCTGCTGGTGCTCGCCTTCGGGCCGTCGCGGTATCGGCGGCTTGTCGAGGGCGTTTCGCGGGCGGAGGTCGAAGCCGCGTTCCCGGAGTGGGAGCTGCGCGCGGTCGAGGATGCCGAAACCGCCGGCCTGGGGTGGCCGATGAACCGGACCTCGCCGAAGTGGTACCGGTTCCGCCGCACCGCTGAGTGA
- a CDS encoding IclR family transcriptional regulator, with the protein MGHKGAGRDSGGEGGGGTTVTSKVLAMLGAFTPSGAELTLTEMARRAGLSVPTAHRRAAELVEWGALERGAEGRYRIGLRLWEVASLAPRGLGLREVAMPFLEDLYEVTRENVQLAVREGTELVFVERIAGRHAIPVLTRVGGRFDLHATGVGMVLLAHAPAEVQEEVLARPLRSYTSRTVTDPVVLRRHLAHVRRAGYASSEGQVTTDALSVAAPVVGRRGDVVAAVSLVVRLGDARPAALAPLVQAAGRGISRSLCSPRAHHVSRAASPA; encoded by the coding sequence ATGGGACACAAGGGAGCGGGGCGCGACAGCGGCGGAGAGGGTGGTGGCGGCACGACCGTCACCAGCAAGGTTCTCGCCATGTTGGGGGCTTTCACCCCGTCCGGAGCGGAGCTGACGCTCACTGAAATGGCCCGGCGAGCCGGGCTGTCCGTGCCCACGGCGCACCGGCGGGCCGCCGAGCTCGTGGAGTGGGGCGCCCTCGAACGCGGGGCTGAGGGGCGGTACCGGATCGGGCTGCGCCTGTGGGAGGTTGCCTCGCTCGCTCCGCGTGGCCTGGGGCTGCGCGAGGTCGCGATGCCGTTCCTGGAGGACCTCTACGAGGTGACCCGGGAGAACGTGCAGCTCGCGGTCAGGGAGGGCACCGAGCTGGTCTTCGTGGAGCGCATCGCGGGCCGCCACGCCATTCCCGTGCTCACCCGCGTGGGCGGCCGGTTCGACCTGCACGCCACCGGGGTGGGCATGGTCCTGCTCGCCCACGCCCCTGCGGAGGTACAGGAGGAGGTGCTGGCCCGCCCGCTGCGCTCCTACACCTCGCGGACCGTCACCGACCCCGTGGTACTGCGGCGCCATCTCGCCCATGTGCGGCGGGCCGGCTACGCCTCCAGCGAGGGCCAGGTGACCACGGACGCGCTGTCGGTGGCCGCTCCGGTCGTTGGCAGGCGGGGCGACGTGGTCGCCGCCGTGTCTCTGGTGGTGCGTCTGGGGGACGCGCGCCCGGCCGCGCTGGCTCCGTTGGTTCAGGCGGCCGGGCGGGGGATATCCCGGTCGCTGTGCAGTCCCCGCGCGCACCACGTTTCGCGGGCAGCCTCCCCTGCGTGA
- a CDS encoding ABC transporter ATP-binding protein — protein sequence MALLEVDNLAKQFKVAGGVVNAVRDVSFTVDEGQTLSLVGESGCGKSTTGRALLGIPDPDSGSIRLDGVDLTSAPPRDAAEARRKAQMIFQDARSSLNPRRRVKELVAEGLVISGVSREAARQRVDEVLRAVGLDPAQVADRRAAEFSGGQCQRIAIARAMVMRPSILVCDEPVASLDVSVQAQVVHLLEDMRREYGLALVFISHDLAVVRSISDRVAVMYLGRVVEIGEVGRIFSSPGHPYTRALLDSIPMPDPRQPSRGAALGGELPSPMNPPSGCAFRTRCPMARQRCADETPQLRTLGDGQQVACHFALEGPES from the coding sequence ATGGCACTTCTCGAAGTCGACAACCTGGCCAAGCAGTTCAAGGTCGCCGGTGGCGTGGTCAACGCGGTCCGCGACGTGTCGTTCACCGTGGACGAGGGGCAGACGCTGTCCCTGGTCGGCGAGTCCGGATGCGGCAAGTCCACCACCGGGCGTGCGCTGCTGGGCATCCCGGACCCGGATTCCGGCTCGATCCGGCTCGACGGCGTTGACCTGACATCCGCACCCCCGCGCGACGCCGCCGAAGCGCGCCGCAAGGCCCAGATGATCTTCCAGGACGCGCGGTCCTCCCTCAATCCCCGGCGCCGGGTCAAGGAGCTGGTGGCCGAAGGGCTGGTGATCTCGGGGGTGTCCCGCGAAGCGGCCCGGCAACGGGTCGACGAGGTGCTGCGCGCGGTGGGGCTCGACCCGGCGCAGGTCGCCGACCGGCGAGCCGCGGAGTTCTCCGGTGGGCAGTGCCAGCGGATCGCGATCGCCCGCGCCATGGTGATGCGGCCGAGCATCCTGGTGTGCGACGAGCCGGTGGCGTCGCTGGATGTCTCGGTACAGGCCCAGGTCGTGCACCTGCTGGAGGACATGCGGCGGGAGTACGGACTGGCGCTGGTGTTCATCTCCCACGATCTGGCCGTCGTGCGCTCCATCAGCGACCGGGTCGCCGTTATGTACCTGGGGCGCGTCGTGGAGATCGGGGAGGTCGGCCGGATCTTCTCCAGTCCGGGGCACCCCTACACCCGGGCGCTCCTGGACTCGATTCCCATGCCGGACCCCCGCCAACCGTCCCGAGGTGCGGCGCTGGGCGGCGAACTTCCCTCGCCGATGAACCCGCCGAGCGGCTGCGCGTTCCGGACCCGGTGCCCGATGGCGCGGCAGCGATGCGCCGATGAGACGCCCCAGCTGCGGACACTCGGGGACGGTCAGCAGGTGGCCTGCCACTTCGCCCTCGAAGGTCCGGAGTCATGA
- a CDS encoding ABC transporter permease encodes MTAVAEVPAAPETERSRPSPRPHRGRLAYRLALGWIVLLAVLAATAGLIAPFDPTAPAGPARLAPFSDAGHLLGTDSIGRDVLSRLLYGIRISVAVGVGATLIAVTAGVLVGLLAAYYRGWVAAAVNVGTDTVLSFPPLLVLLALAAVLNPGVPALILSLGLLFTPPFARLTRSAALSQMELDYIAAARSLGAGAGRIIFFELLPNSIRPVISYSVVVVALVIVIEGSLSFLGVGIPPPAPSWGSMIASAKDHIALAPYLMAPPALMLVLTVLAFNTAGDHLRNRFSGSAQ; translated from the coding sequence ATGACCGCAGTCGCCGAGGTCCCGGCCGCCCCGGAAACCGAGCGGTCGCGGCCGTCACCCCGCCCCCACCGAGGCCGCCTCGCCTACCGGCTGGCCCTGGGCTGGATCGTCCTGCTGGCGGTGCTCGCCGCCACGGCCGGTCTGATCGCACCGTTCGACCCGACCGCTCCTGCCGGGCCGGCCCGCCTGGCCCCCTTCAGCGACGCCGGTCATCTGCTCGGCACCGACAGCATCGGCCGGGACGTCCTGTCGCGGTTGCTGTACGGAATCCGGATCTCGGTCGCGGTCGGGGTGGGTGCCACCCTGATCGCCGTGACCGCCGGGGTCCTTGTCGGGCTGCTCGCGGCCTACTACCGCGGATGGGTGGCAGCCGCGGTCAACGTGGGGACCGACACCGTGCTGTCCTTTCCACCGCTACTGGTGCTGCTCGCGCTGGCGGCCGTGCTGAACCCCGGTGTTCCGGCCCTGATCCTGAGTCTGGGGCTGCTGTTCACACCGCCGTTCGCCCGGCTGACCCGATCGGCCGCACTGTCCCAGATGGAGCTGGACTACATCGCCGCGGCCCGGTCGCTGGGTGCCGGGGCCGGCCGGATCATCTTCTTCGAACTGCTGCCCAACAGCATCCGGCCGGTGATCTCCTACTCGGTGGTTGTCGTGGCCCTGGTCATCGTCATCGAGGGATCGCTGAGCTTCCTCGGCGTCGGGATCCCGCCGCCGGCCCCGAGCTGGGGCTCCATGATCGCCTCGGCGAAGGACCACATCGCTCTCGCGCCCTATCTCATGGCGCCTCCCGCGCTCATGCTCGTCCTCACGGTGCTGGCCTTCAACACGGCCGGTGACCACCTGCGCAACCGCTTCTCCGGGAGTGCCCAATGA
- a CDS encoding PDR/VanB family oxidoreductase, producing MTVTTDLHPEPGLEVLLHRREIAADGVVRLTFTRPDGGAFPAWEPGAHVDLVLGQDLVRQYSLCGDPADRTALTVAVLDVPDGRGGSRRVHGELAEGDRVRLRGPRNTFRFLPASRYVFVAGGIGITPLVPMVAAAAASGADWRLVYGGRTRSSMAFHEELTAAHGDRVSIVPEDENGVLDLDALLPRPDTRTRVYCCGPEPLLRAVEERSATWPAGTLHVERFTAAPGDDGPQGSFEVELAGTGATVHVPEDRSVLEAVEDAGVPVLFSCREGTCGTCETGVLEGVPLHRDALLTEEERASGEVMMICVSRSCTPRLVLDL from the coding sequence ATGACCGTGACCACTGATCTCCATCCGGAACCCGGACTGGAGGTTCTGCTGCACCGCAGGGAGATCGCCGCCGACGGTGTGGTGCGGCTGACCTTCACCCGACCCGACGGTGGAGCCTTCCCCGCCTGGGAACCGGGCGCACACGTCGACCTGGTGCTCGGCCAGGATCTGGTGCGGCAGTACTCACTGTGCGGTGACCCCGCGGACCGCACCGCGCTGACCGTGGCGGTGTTGGACGTGCCCGACGGCCGCGGCGGATCGCGGCGCGTGCACGGCGAACTCGCCGAGGGGGACCGGGTGCGGTTGCGCGGGCCGCGCAACACGTTCCGGTTCCTGCCGGCCAGTCGATACGTGTTCGTGGCGGGGGGTATCGGCATCACCCCGCTGGTGCCCATGGTCGCCGCCGCGGCGGCGAGCGGGGCGGACTGGCGCCTGGTCTACGGAGGGCGGACCCGGTCCAGCATGGCCTTCCACGAGGAGCTGACCGCGGCCCACGGTGACCGGGTCAGCATCGTCCCCGAAGACGAGAACGGCGTGCTGGACCTGGACGCCCTGCTGCCCCGGCCCGACACGCGGACCCGCGTGTACTGCTGCGGCCCGGAACCGCTTCTCCGAGCGGTCGAGGAGCGCAGTGCGACCTGGCCGGCGGGGACACTGCACGTCGAACGTTTCACCGCGGCACCGGGGGACGACGGGCCGCAAGGCTCCTTCGAGGTGGAACTGGCCGGTACGGGGGCGACCGTCCACGTGCCCGAGGACCGTTCCGTCCTGGAAGCCGTCGAGGATGCCGGGGTCCCTGTGCTCTTCTCCTGCCGTGAGGGGACCTGCGGTACCTGTGAGACCGGTGTTCTCGAAGGGGTTCCCCTGCACCGGGACGCGCTGCTCACCGAGGAGGAGCGTGCCTCGGGCGAGGTGATGATGATCTGCGTCTCGCGGTCGTGTACACCGCGGCTGGTACTCGATCTCTGA
- a CDS encoding cupin domain-containing protein produces the protein MTEIASHGSTPLLVRADEAEELGLGPASMRLIADGDTPGSLSVSRTRLASGMEGAKPHYHRAAAEMFYVLDGGLHVLLGEQVVTVAAGDYLVVPAHTTHAFAAAQSTGVDLLFLMPGVVRFDYFRLAERIARGEADPAELRESQERFDNHFLSSATWEEFRAPRSGAEGPSRTGGPDTSG, from the coding sequence ATGACCGAGATCGCCTCCCACGGTTCCACCCCGCTGCTGGTGCGCGCGGACGAAGCCGAGGAGCTGGGCCTGGGACCGGCGTCCATGCGGCTGATCGCTGACGGCGACACCCCCGGCTCGCTGAGCGTGAGCCGCACCAGGCTGGCCTCCGGCATGGAGGGCGCCAAGCCGCACTACCACCGCGCAGCGGCGGAAATGTTCTATGTCCTCGACGGAGGGCTACACGTGCTGCTGGGCGAGCAGGTGGTCACCGTGGCCGCGGGTGACTACCTCGTGGTGCCCGCCCACACCACACACGCCTTCGCCGCGGCCCAGAGCACCGGGGTGGACCTGCTGTTTCTGATGCCCGGTGTGGTGCGCTTCGACTACTTCCGTCTCGCCGAGCGGATCGCGCGCGGCGAGGCCGACCCTGCCGAGCTGCGGGAATCCCAGGAACGCTTCGACAACCACTTCCTGTCCAGCGCCACCTGGGAGGAGTTCCGCGCGCCCCGGAGCGGAGCCGAAGGTCCGTCGCGCACCGGCGGCCCCGACACCTCTGGGTGA